In the Malassezia vespertilionis chromosome 1, complete sequence genome, one interval contains:
- a CDS encoding uncharacterized protein (TransMembrane:1 (i99-119o); EggNog:ENOG503NVNI; COG:J) encodes MPSCGTAKRSAHPVSETQKMKLKIDEVAITIDVKRDAVQQRERGPLQIVQLASSDDGAAKYVVPDAAMHVTPRLPPYTHSSQEPDDNTLGARAKRFARVLMSGASLDVVQLWAFVYAYFSLWHDHEYFILDAAQSSDAQTWLAPLLRSGLALPHPDDVRSASYNTLLVSRAAFWQGAGPVPCGGWVPILESQGYPFLPTTNRNVPEGLALGTLHPARAPKIGAWDAAQEAVVYRRYIPELEQTLTFRHASSKSEKDVDLLHRWHADDRVKTGWRQDMPRDAHKKYLADQEATGDSIALIGAWDGEPFGYIEVYYPKETPLRNYFDAGDYDRGFHALVGEDRFRGPHRVRSWMGSVIHFLFLLDNRTMRVVSEPRASNTKMVEYECMCGGHVEKWIDLPHKRAALVYVPRERYFQLCPMGPLRETASEVK; translated from the exons ATGCCAAGCTGCGGAACGGCAAAACGGAGCGCGCACCCTGTGTCGGAGACGCAAAAGATGAAGTTGAAAATCGACGAGGTGGCAATCACGATCGATGTCAAGCGcgatgctgtgcagcaACGTGAGCGCGGACCTTTGCAAATCGTCCAGCTCGCTTCGAGcgacgacggcgctgcaaaataTGTAGTTCCGGacgctgcaatgcacgtCACGCCTCGGCTGCCTCCGTATACACACTCGTCGCAAGAGCCAGACGACAAtacgcttggcgcgcgcgccaaacgatTCGCCCGCGTGTTGATGTCGGGTGCTTCGTTGGACGTGGTGCAGCTCTGGGCGTTTGTGTATGCATATTTCTCGCTATGGCACGACCATGAATACTTTATCttggatgcagcgcagtcGAGTGACGCACAGACGTGGCTTGCCCCTCTGCTTCGCTCTGGCCTCGCCCTTCCGCACCCAGACGACGTGCGATCCGCATCTTACAACACGCTCCTTgtctcgcgcgctgcattctGGCAAGGTGCAGGTCCTGTGCCTTGTGGTGGATGGGTTCCCATCTTGGAATCACAGGGGTACCCATTTCTCCCAACGACTAACCGCAATGTGCCGGAAGGACTTGCATTGGGCACCCTGCACCCCGCGCGGGCCCCAAAAATCGGCGCTTgggatgcggcgcaagaagcGGTGGTGTACCGCCGCTATATCCCTGAGCTTGAGCAGACACTCACATTTCGCCATGCCAGCTCCAAGTCGGAAAAAGATGTGGATCTGCTCCATCGCTGGCATGCCGACGATCGTGTAAAGACAGGCTGGCGCCAGGAcatgccgcgcgatgcgcacaaaaaGTACCTTGCGGACCAAGAGGCTACGGGCGACTCGATTGCTCTTATTGGTGCATGGGACGGCGAGCCGTTTGGCTACATCGAGGTCTACTATCCAAAAGaaacgccgctgcgcaactaCTTTGATGCGGGCGACTACGACCGTGGCTTTCACGCACTCGTGGGCGAGGATCGATTCCGGGGGCCGCATCGTGTTCGGTCCTGGATGGGAAGTGTGATCCAT TTTTTGTTCCTTCTCGACAACcgcacgatgcgcgtgGTCAGCGAGCCCCGCGCTTCAAACACCAAGATGGTCGAGTACGAGTGCATGTGCGGCGGCCACGTCGAAAAG TGGATCGATTtgccgcacaagcgcgctgctttggTGTATGTGCCGCGTGAGCGCTATTTCCAGCTGTGCCCCATGGGGCCACTGCGCGAGACTGCGTCGGAGGTGAAGTGA
- a CDS encoding taxifolin 8-monooxygenase (EggNog:ENOG503NVW0; COG:Q), translating to MYFLERQPKFAWHPSLLLPGAQLQVSPIKDLATIRDPTSSFTFLNFLHWQGRLVQYINREEKVPSRREWSAYLAWAARRMDQYAHYSQSVQDIQPVEQDGKVAYLRVISKNLLTNEIETLYARNVSTAVGGFANVPAVISSLYDFHYGSSNASRVVHSSTFLPQMSYLDSILQREATTSDEPLRFAVIGGGQSSAEIMRYLRDHFPKADLTMIFRASALAPSDDSSFVNSAAFDPESVSSFWESGIHQRRAQLDEFRRTNYSVVRSDLLAELYEMVYDQDIDYEDAYSPSKGIVRIMSNTALVGAEQLSNARIRLETCTHAGEQIVESSEYDAVFLGTGFKRSAATLPFFNTLAREFPLLSEEGTERLREQELNLDAQIATAKDPDAMRATVRGITRDYRLVPTDPSRWMRDNHSILSMHPTVVPKIPAARSVRERMLSTSRSTSRSGSRATSRAGSPKNSPRALSSSNIEVASNLYRPQAPCNLYVFGCNEHTHGLSDSLMSMVAHRANVVSASLMAATQYPEPKVNGINAPPCPTIQ from the coding sequence ATGTATTTTTTGGAAAGGCAGCCGAAATTTGCTTGGCATCCGTCTTTGCTACTCCCtggagcgcagctgcaagtTTCACCGATTAAAGACCTTGCGACCATTCGGGACCCCACTTCTTCCTTCACCTTCTTGAATTTTTTGCACTGGCAAGGTCGTCTTGTGCAATACATTAACCGCGAAGAGAAAGTGCCAAGCCGCCGCGAGTGGAGCGCATACCTTGCatgggccgcgcgcaggATGGATCAGTACGCGCACTACAGTCAGAGCGTACAAGATATTCAGCCTGTGGAACAGGATGGGAAAGTCGCCTACCTCCGTGTCATTTCCAAAAATTTGCTCACAAATGAGATAGAGACATTgtacgcgcgcaatgtAAGCACAGCCGTCGGTGGATTTGCCAACGTTCCTGCGGTTATCAGCTCTCTGTACGATTTCCATTACGGCAGCAGCAATGCATCCCGAGTCGTGCATTCTTCCACCTTTTTGCCACAGATGTCGTATCTCGATTCcattttgcagcgcgaggctACCACATCCGACGAGCCGCTCCGGTTTGCAGTCATTGGCGGCGGACAGTCCTCTGCCGAGATTATGCGTTACCTGCGCGATCATTTCCCCAAGGCTGACCTCACTATGATTTTCCGCGCATCTGCTCTCGCCCCTTCGGACGACTCTTCTTTTGTcaacagcgccgcattcgATCCCGAAAGTGTATCTTCATTTTGGGAGAGCGGCATTCatcagcgccgcgcacagctCGACGAGTTTCGACGTACCAACTACTCGGTCGTTCGTAGCGATCTATTGGCGGAGCTGTATGAAATGGTGTACGACCAGGACATTGACTACGAGGATGCGTACAGTCCTTCCAAAGGCATTGTGCGCATCATGTCCAATACGGCTCTTGTCGGTGCAGAGCAGTTGAGCAACGCCCGTATCCGACTTGAAACTTGCACTCACGCCGGCGAACAAATTGTTGAGTCAAGCGAGTATGATGCCGTATTTCTTGGCACTGGCTTcaagcgcagtgccgcaaCGCTCCCCTTTTTCAACACTCTTGCACGCGAATTTCCCCTGCTTTCGGAGGAAGGAACCGAGAGACTGCGCGAACAGGAGCTCAACTTGGATGCGCAGATCGCCACGGCCAAGGATCCGGATGCTATGCGTGCAACTGTCCGTGGCATTACGCGCGATTATCGTCTTGTGCCCACCGATCcctcgcgctggatgcgtGATAACCACTCTATTCTCTCGATGCACCCCACTGTCGTGCCCAAAAttccggcggcgcgcagcgtgcgcgagcgcatgctctCGACCAGCCGCTCGACCAGCCGCTCCGGAAGCCGCGCAACGAGCCGCGCAGGCTCTCCTAAAAACAGTCCGCGCGCTCTTTCCTCATCGAACATCGAAGTTGCTTCGAATTTGTACCGCCcccaagcgccgtgcaatTTGTATGTGTTTGGCTGCAACGAACACACTCATGGTCTATCGGACAGTCTTATGTCTATGGTGGCTCATCGCGCAAACGTTGTTTCCGCGTCACTTATGGCCGCCACGCAATACCCGGAGCCAAAAGTGAATGGCATCAATGCTCCGCCCTGCCCCACCATCCAATAA
- a CDS encoding uncharacterized protein (COG:U; EggNog:ENOG503NWGN), translating to MDSAGTAYRDQFSAALRSRDTDSNYVAHLKVYEFAEGQPQGRAQAHKTRYIIVGISGDSDRATLFKAKRNANGSFSIGKEWDLALLRELVLQEDGYVVVSLARAYRWQADKTQEPNKFLETMAAVYYKTTGRLPMCTGWTMTSIAAEAPAEAQTQAQAQAQAQAQAQAQAQAQAQAQTQAQIQVPAPASAPALTQALTQAPAPAPNAPSLTKAPSPTKAPTKAPSPTKAPTKAPSPTKAPSPTKAPTKAPSPTKAPTKAPSPTKATPKAQSTKAAPVASFANVTPVHTAVPAPARPTTTTPQTQTPLSSKHVSASTPTLSPPLVQPLAKTSSAQTLPAPSTPTSSANAYDQPSKDATPSTLTSIPSPTPKAASTTPAPFSSPPRQGLTRPPMARAPTTAESAQLAKKSELYGDDWDNATLTQVEEMLDGFEWKGVHMTMDIYGTRNRSNLGTADVIEARLLEELAALESSGIHAIIESDERVAQVLNHIEEGLAYLQQLDNTVGRYKRDLNARAEDIAYIESQNRGLQVQTSNQQLLLQEIQNLLTTSNVDGDAIRILGKADIASSADVPQIEAATATLYKSVLQTRASSDTRAAGSEMAALAERHQQYEAIAHQFSSRLLSGLARVFETCVHQQLQDERAVHQGSGTNATLPSHDAMEQDLGKYCGLVLYMKETSPSMFQDLASQYVAFAKQCTQTEVQRVFSAWRAQVLGREADEPFASGFARSGTLKRSGLQRERSKLGPSQGSDIMPWEALQRILAGLVSRVQQEQAFLADFLHINDTNLTFADYMDLPPYVKHAAAVATPITATGAVQQMNTVLEEVFGSFTAHVESFVMHVCGRDRFSTAGLLAEMERTLHDTARLPNAQFYTRLLAKPAARLQAEFTRVVDEHIETIQQTKLTLKKRRGIVPFNKAFSPLVRRVEAQLVDADSLGIRATVNEAYEKIGTAMFTILQSISNMGGVGSMDEDKGQLNHYVILIENMYHLMTRVKPGTPSNPALARIKDQAHAIFVHSMNGYVQFVLRRPLGKMLDFTSGIDALLQTTPANEVTLHSAYSKSSAKKVVREYTAKDLRKAIEALSKRVQKHCSEEDETGIVPGVPSIGSSTNASSTLDRDEMAEVLAQVWSACEHTFLKECERFAHLIATCYDENALHVDFTVSDVQRHFHVHTPSTRRK from the coding sequence GCGATCAGTTTTCcgcggcgttgcgcagTCGCGATACAGATAGCAATTATGTTGCGCACTTGAAAGTGTACGAATTTGCCGAGGGCCAGCCGCAGGGCcgtgcacaggcgcacaaAACGCGGTACATTATTGTTGGCATTTCCGGCGACAGTGATCGGGCGACGCTGTTCAAGGCAAAACGGAATGCAAACGGGTCGTTCAGTATTGGCAAGGAGTGGGActtggcgctgcttcgGGAGCTTGTGTTGCAGGAAGATGGGTACGTGGTGGTttcgcttgcgcgtgcctATCGGTGGCAGGCGGATAAAACGCAGGAACCCAACAAGTTTTTAGAGACTATGGCTGCTGTATACTACAAGACTACGGGGCGTTTGCCGATGTGTACGGGATGGACTATGACAAGTATAGCAGCGGAGGCGCCGGCAGAGGCTCAGAcacaggcgcaggctcaggcgcaggctcaggcgcaggcgcaggctcaGGCGCAGGCTCAGGCTCAGGCGCAGACTCAGGCTCAGATTCAGGTTCCAGCTCCAGCTTCAGCTCCAGCTTTAACACAAGCTTTAACACAAGCTCCAGCTCCAGCTCCAAATGCACCGTCGCTGACCAAAGCACCGTCACCGACCAAAGCACCGACCAAAGCACCATCGCCGACCAAAGCACCGACCAAAGCACCATCGCCGACCAAAGCACCATCGCCGACCAAAGCACCGACCAAAGCACCATCGCCGACCAAAGCACCGACCAAAGCACCATCGCCGACCAAGGCAACGCCAAAAGCGCAATCGACCAAAGCAGCGCCCGTTGCGTCTTTTGCAAATGTTACGCCAGTGCATACTGCAGTGCCCGCACCGGCTCGACCCACCACAACCACACCCCAAACGCAAACCCCATTGTCGTCAAAACACGTATCTGCGTCCACACCGACACTTTCACCACCACTTGTACAGCCGCTCGCCAAGACATCCTCTGCTCAAACACTACCGGCACCATCGACGCCCACATCTTCGGCAAATGCGTATGATCAGCCTTCTAAAGACGCCACGCCAAGCACGTTGACGTCCATTCCCTCGCCCACTCCGAAAGCGGCTTCCACAACGCCGGCGCCTTTTAGCAGCCCACCTCGGCAGGGCCTCACACGTCCCCCTATGGCCCGCGCACCCACCACCGCAGAGTCTGCTCAGCTTGCCAAGAAAAGTGAGCTATATGGCGACGACTGGGACAATGCTACGCTTACTCAAGTCGAGGAAATGCTTGATGGCTTTGAGTGGAAAGGTGTACATATGACCATGGACATCTACGGCACACGCAACCGAAGTAATCTTGGCACAGCCGACGTGATCGAAGCGCGCCTTTTGGAagagcttgccgcgctggaatCGTCAGGCATCCATGCCATCATTGAATCGGACGagcgcgtggcgcaagTGCTCAACCATATTGAAGAAGGGCTTGCATATCTGCAACAGCTCGACAATACGGTCGGCAGGTACAAGCGCGATCTCAATGCCCGCGCTGAAGACATTGCGTACATTGAGAGCCAGAACCGCGGTCTGCAAGTGCAAACGTCAAACCAGCAGCTGCTCTTGCAGGAGATCCAAAACTTGCTCACCACCTCCAACGTCGATGGCGATGCGATTCGGATCTTGGGCAAGGCGGACATTGCTTCGTCTGCTGACGTGCCGCAAATTGAAGCAGCGACGGCAACGTTGTATAAGAGCGTGCTccaaacgcgcgcttccagcgATACCCGCGCTGCCGGCTCCGAAATggcagcgcttgccgaaCGTCATCAGCAATACGAAGCGATTGCCCACCAATTTAGCTCGCGCCTCCTTAGtggacttgcgcgcgtttttGAAACGTGTGTGCATCAGCAGCTGCAGGATGAGCGTGCGGTGCACCAGGGCTCTGGCACAAACGCGACGCTTCCAAGCCACGACGCCATGGAGCAGGACCTGGGGAAGTACTGCGGCCTAGTGCTCTACATGAAAGAGACGTCGCCTAGCATGTTCCAAGACCTCGCGTCGCAGTACGTCGCCTTTGCAAAGCAGTGCACCCAAACCGAGGTCCAGCGCGTTTTCAGTGCCTggcgtgcgcaagtgctAGGCAGGGAGGCAGACGAACCCTTTGCCTCgggctttgcgcgcagcggcacactCAAACGCAGTGGTTTGCAGCGCGAACGCAGCAAGCTCGGTCCGAGCCAGGGCTCAGACATTATGCCGtgggaagcgctgcagcgcattcTTGCTGGGCTTGTGTCCCGCGTCCAGCAAGAGCAAGCGTTTCTCGCAGACTTTTTGCATATCAACGACACGAACCTCACCTTTGCCGATTACATGGATTTGCCTCCGTACGTAAAGCATGCCGCAGCCGTTGCGACGCCCATCACTGCGACTGGCGCCGTGCAACAGATGAATACTGTGCTGGAAGAAGTGTTTGGTTCTTTTACCGCACACGTTGAGTCGTTTGTGATGCATGTCTGTGGGCGCGATCGATTTAGCACGGCTGGCCTTCTCgccgagatggagcgcACACTTCACGACACGGCTCGCTTGCCCAACGCACAGTTTTACACGCGCCTCCTGGCCAAGCCTGCAGCGAGGCTCCAGGCTGAATTTACTCGCGTTGTCGACGAGCACATTGAAACCATTCAGCAGACCAAACTTACGCTTAAGAAACGCCGTGGTATCGTGCCGTTCAACAAAGCGTTTTCCCCGCTCGTCCGCCGCGTGGAAGCGCAGCTGGTCGATGCTGACAGCCTGGGCATCCGCGCCACGGTTAACGAGGCGTACGAAAAGATCGGCACCGCCATGTTTACCATACTCCAGTCGATTTCTAACATGGGTGGCGTCGGGTCTATGGACGAAGACAAAGGCCAGCTGAACCACTATGTGATTCTAATCGAGAACATGTACCATCTCATGACCCGCGTCAAGCCTGGCACCCCTTCGAACCctgctcttgcgcgcatAAAAGACCAGGCGCACGCTATATTTGTGCACAGTATGAATGGCTACGTCCAGTTTGTTCTCCGACGTCCTCTTGGCAAGATGCTGGATTTTACCAGCGGAATCGACGCGCTCTTGCAAACGACGCCTGCCAATGAAGTTACGCTTCACAGTGCCTACTCGAAATCGTCTGCGAAAAAGGTGGTGCGCGAATACACCGCCAAGGATCTACGAAAAGCTATCGAAGCACTATcgaagcgcgtgcagaaACACTGCAGCGAGGAGGATGAGACAGGCATTGTGCCTGGCGTGCCAAGCATCGGCTCCTCTACAAATGCCTCTTCCACTCTGGACCGCGACGAAATGGccgaggtgcttgcgcaagtaTGGTCCGCGTGCGAGCACACGTTCCTGAAAGAAtgcgagcgctttgcgcaccTCATTGCAACGTGCTACGACGAAAACGCTCTGCACGTGGACTTTACCGTATCCGATGTCCAGCGCCATTTCCACGTTCACACGCCGTCTACGCGACGTAAATAG